Proteins from a single region of Congzhengia minquanensis:
- a CDS encoding nucleoside 2-deoxyribosyltransferase, with amino-acid sequence MHIKTIYLCGSITGLSLKEAREWRIRIKNKIQNSAKDIGIPIKVFDPCTYYNYETTDYDSEHEVRQFELHMLKKSDLVIVNLANFSKSIGSSQELAIADEYRIPVIALNEDKQELHPWIEDCIWKSFDDENKMIEYITYYYLQ; translated from the coding sequence ATGCATATTAAAACCATTTATTTGTGTGGCTCAATAACGGGGCTTTCACTGAAAGAAGCACGGGAGTGGCGAATACGAATAAAAAATAAGATTCAAAACTCTGCTAAGGACATTGGCATCCCTATTAAGGTGTTTGACCCCTGTACATATTATAATTACGAAACTACAGATTATGACAGTGAGCATGAAGTACGACAGTTTGAATTACATATGTTGAAGAAATCTGATTTGGTAATTGTAAATCTTGCAAACTTTAGTAAATCAATAGGTAGTAGCCAAGAACTTGCCATAGCAGACGAGTATCGTATTCCGGTGATTGCTTTAAACGAGGACAAGCAAGAACTACATCCTTGGATTGAGGATTGTATTTGGAAGAGTTTTGATGATGAAAATAAGATGATAGAGTATATAACTTACTACTATCTACAATAA
- a CDS encoding HNH endonuclease: MEDAYKREVLCDESRWCPIGNFIDLTGQKFGMLTVVERAENKITPKGHSYIMWKCVCDCGETTVVSGASLRSGNTKSCGCYAGGKFKNMTGKKVGRLTVLKQDGFSKHGYAMWICQCECGNTVRVFGHCLRNGNTQSCGCLKNESAAKVGKLNAKTNKYDLTGEYGIGYTNNNVEFYFDLEDYDKIKNISWSIDAYGYVVGHSEIHNNKKIRLHRLVMRATELDEKEFIVDHINHITTDDRKINLRIVTQQQNMMNTKITNPNGINGVYAYKDKWCASIGYKNQTVYLGVYNTKEDAIKARNDAESMYYGEYSYRKSMEVANAY, encoded by the coding sequence GTGGAGGATGCATATAAAAGAGAAGTTTTATGCGATGAAAGTAGGTGGTGTCCAATAGGAAATTTCATAGATTTAACTGGACAAAAATTTGGTATGCTAACAGTTGTTGAAAGAGCCGAAAATAAAATTACACCCAAAGGACATTCATACATAATGTGGAAATGCGTTTGTGATTGTGGTGAAACAACAGTGGTTTCGGGAGCAAGTTTAAGAAGTGGTAACACTAAATCTTGTGGCTGTTATGCTGGTGGCAAATTTAAAAATATGACTGGTAAAAAGGTTGGAAGATTAACCGTGCTTAAGCAAGACGGATTTTCAAAACATGGTTATGCTATGTGGATTTGTCAGTGTGAGTGTGGTAATACTGTTAGAGTGTTTGGGCATTGTTTAAGAAATGGAAATACACAGTCTTGCGGATGTCTTAAAAATGAATCAGCAGCCAAAGTTGGAAAACTTAATGCTAAAACAAATAAATACGACTTAACAGGAGAATATGGCATTGGTTATACAAACAATAATGTTGAATTTTATTTTGATTTAGAAGATTATGACAAAATAAAAAATATAAGTTGGAGTATTGACGCATACGGCTATGTAGTAGGACATTCAGAAATCCATAATAATAAAAAAATTCGTCTTCATAGATTGGTTATGAGAGCAACAGAATTAGATGAAAAAGAGTTTATTGTAGACCATATCAACCATATTACAACAGACGACAGAAAAATTAATTTAAGAATCGTCACACAACAGCAAAATATGATGAATACAAAAATAACAAACCCGAATGGTATAAATGGTGTGTATGCATATAAAGACAAGTGGTGTGCGAGTATTGGTTATAAAAATCAAACAGTTTATTTAGGAGTTTATAACACAAAGGAAGATGCTATTAAGGCAAGAAATGATGCGGAATCTATGTACTATGGCGAATATTCTTATAGAAAAAGTATGGAGGTAGCAAATGCATATTAA
- a CDS encoding dUTP diphosphatase, with translation MNKFEKVSFKRYNLDTVHSREEYDRIKLPERSTRCSAGYDFYLPHDIVIPYGRSTTIATGIRVILDDDKFLMLCPRSGLGFKYGISLANTCGIVDADYFLSDNEGHIFVKLVNNSPLANGEDIKLKEGSAFCQGIICRYYETDQDETDAIRNGGFGSTDKK, from the coding sequence ATGAACAAATTTGAGAAAGTAAGTTTTAAGAGATACAATTTAGATACCGTACATAGCAGAGAAGAATATGACCGAATAAAATTACCAGAGAGGAGCACACGGTGCTCTGCCGGTTATGATTTTTATTTGCCACATGATATTGTTATTCCATATGGAAGAAGCACGACAATAGCAACTGGAATAAGAGTAATATTAGATGACGATAAATTTTTAATGTTATGCCCAAGAAGCGGTTTGGGCTTTAAATATGGAATATCTCTCGCAAATACTTGTGGGATTGTGGATGCGGACTATTTTTTATCCGACAACGAAGGCCATATTTTCGTTAAACTCGTTAATAATTCACCTTTAGCAAATGGTGAAGATATTAAATTAAAAGAAGGCTCTGCATTTTGTCAAGGAATCATTTGCAGGTATTATGAAACAGATCAAGATGAAACCGATGCAATAAGGAATGGTGGATTTGGAAGCACAGATAAAAAATAA
- a CDS encoding tyrosine-type recombinase/integrase — MKKRADGRYCKQVLIGYQPDGRKKYKNIYGLTIKEVEKKERELRCKIEQGRYIENQNITIAEWAKEWLNTYKTDVEYNTFQRYKAVIKNQINPLLGEYNLSSLRLNIIQRLINQLSEKYSSSTLHKFKITLNQLYKCAIKLQMVYVNPCDGLVIPKKENRIRDAIPSELIPVINQFCVNYKHGDLIMTLLYTGLRRGELIPLTWNDIDFENNCIHVNKAVEYIGNQPNIKTPKTKNSIRAVPILDILKPYLIKPPNTKVNDLVFKNSLGNIHSLVSIRRLYADFVKSFQKYLSDNEINFTVDFTMHQFRHTYATILYKAGVDIKTAQSYLGHSSIDVTMDIYTHLDQKHKALNADKLNQFLSPTNIKLQA, encoded by the coding sequence ATGAAAAAAAGAGCAGACGGTAGGTATTGCAAACAAGTATTGATAGGATACCAACCAGATGGAAGAAAAAAATATAAAAACATTTATGGTTTAACAATAAAGGAGGTAGAAAAAAAAGAGCGAGAACTAAGGTGTAAAATCGAGCAGGGTAGATATATTGAAAATCAAAATATAACTATCGCTGAATGGGCAAAAGAATGGCTAAATACTTACAAAACAGATGTTGAATATAATACGTTTCAAAGATATAAAGCAGTTATTAAAAATCAAATCAATCCATTGCTTGGAGAATATAATTTATCCAGTTTACGTCTAAATATAATTCAAAGATTAATAAATCAATTGTCAGAGAAATATTCATCATCAACATTACACAAGTTTAAGATAACTCTTAATCAACTGTATAAATGTGCAATTAAACTTCAAATGGTATATGTTAATCCATGCGATGGTTTAGTTATTCCCAAAAAAGAAAACCGGATAAGAGATGCAATACCAAGCGAGTTGATTCCTGTGATTAATCAATTTTGTGTAAATTACAAACACGGAGACTTGATAATGACACTATTATACACAGGGCTAAGAAGAGGGGAACTCATTCCTTTAACATGGAATGATATTGATTTTGAAAATAATTGCATACATGTTAATAAGGCGGTAGAGTATATCGGCAATCAACCAAATATAAAAACTCCAAAAACAAAAAATAGTATAAGAGCTGTTCCTATTTTGGATATATTAAAACCATATTTAATAAAACCGCCGAATACAAAAGTAAACGATTTGGTTTTTAAAAATAGTCTTGGGAACATACATTCATTAGTAAGTATTAGAAGATTATATGCTGATTTTGTAAAGTCGTTTCAAAAGTATCTCAGTGATAACGAAATAAATTTTACAGTAGATTTTACAATGCATCAATTTCGTCATACATATGCCACAATTTTATATAAGGCAGGTGTAGATATTAAAACGGCACAGAGTTATTTGGGGCACAGTTCTATTGACGTAACAATGGATATTTATACACACTTAGACCAAAAACATAAAGCACTCAATGCTGATAAACTAAATCAATTTTTATCACCTACAAACATAAAGTTACAGGCATAA
- a CDS encoding 4Fe-4S cluster-binding domain-containing protein — MRIKGLIEEDFIQYKKPSMFIIFPTCTFKCEKECGRKVCQNATLATSPDIEVGVKTIINRYVNNPITSAIVCGGLEPFDAWDNLLQLVSYLRTHWNDDVVIYTGYKEKEIQDKIDILKQFPNIIIKFGRFIPNQKSHYDDVLGVQLASPNQYARRIS; from the coding sequence ATGCGAATTAAAGGACTTATAGAAGAAGACTTTATTCAATATAAAAAGCCTTCAATGTTTATCATTTTTCCCACATGTACTTTTAAATGTGAAAAAGAATGTGGAAGAAAAGTTTGTCAAAATGCTACACTTGCTACCTCTCCAGATATTGAGGTTGGGGTTAAAACAATTATAAATCGTTATGTGAATAACCCTATAACCTCTGCAATAGTCTGTGGCGGACTTGAACCTTTTGATGCATGGGATAACTTATTACAATTAGTGTCATATTTAAGGACTCATTGGAACGATGATGTTGTTATTTATACGGGCTATAAAGAAAAAGAAATACAAGATAAGATTGATATATTAAAGCAATTTCCAAATATAATCATAAAATTTGGGCGTTTTATTCCTAATCAAAAATCGCATTATGACGATGTGTTGGGCGTGCAATTAGCAAGTCCAAATCAATATGCAAGGAGAATTAGCTAA
- a CDS encoding FAD-dependent thymidylate synthase, with product MGKITILEETTRKPISLIGRRSAICYGSDITDDKKNYRRGMDCIKSGHGRSFEYVNVEMIIDSYSSRVIREYYTHIAGAPTRLQSSTRYIDYANKGFGFAVPPKIKANREALSLYCGVMNYINEQCAILENDYNIPKEDVANLLPLGMTTKIVDKRNLRSLVEMSHVRKCSRAYWEFQELFYDIENELSKISDEWKWIVDNLFVPKCEFYGKCTENNSCGRKVRD from the coding sequence ATAGGTAAAATTACAATTTTAGAAGAAACAACGCGCAAGCCAATATCTTTAATTGGCAGGAGAAGTGCTATTTGTTACGGTAGCGACATAACGGACGACAAGAAAAATTATAGACGTGGCATGGATTGTATAAAATCGGGACACGGGCGCAGTTTTGAATATGTTAATGTCGAAATGATTATTGACAGCTATAGCTCACGCGTCATCCGTGAATATTACACCCATATTGCTGGCGCACCAACAAGATTGCAGTCATCAACACGATACATAGATTATGCAAATAAAGGTTTTGGTTTTGCAGTACCGCCCAAAATTAAAGCAAACAGAGAGGCATTATCCTTGTATTGCGGAGTTATGAACTATATAAATGAACAGTGTGCAATTTTAGAAAACGACTATAATATACCTAAAGAAGATGTTGCAAACTTACTTCCGCTTGGTATGACTACAAAAATTGTGGACAAGCGTAATCTTCGCAGTTTAGTTGAAATGAGCCACGTCCGTAAATGCAGCCGTGCTTATTGGGAATTTCAAGAACTATTTTACGACATTGAAAATGAGTTGTCAAAAATATCCGATGAATGGAAATGGATTGTGGATAATTTATTTGTTCCAAAATGTGAGTTTTATGGTAAATGTACAGAAAATAATAGTTGTGGAAGGAAAGTGAGAGATTGA
- the nrdD gene encoding anaerobic ribonucleoside-triphosphate reductase gives MEINIKLNRNFTTAYNRLLNEYGTEMATINGFSDEQLSYTDFIDNFVETDTVADSSIDGNANVGQKDIVTLINEMPKPHQKLLAFNKIYHELNEKYGFTTANDWLKAEWDGHLYMHDANTTSFVHYCFAYDLKDLAEKGLYFIDNFNAEPPQHLETFVDFVKEFVSWACNRSSGAVGLPNLIPYMYYFWKKDCDDNIYTDNIKHAKQQIQRLIYALNQPFLRSGIQSAFTNTSVFDHAYLEALFGGAEFPNGTFMIDEIEGIMDFQKVYLEEMSRIRSKNMMTFPVSSISLLKQNGKFVDEEFARWACKHNMKWNDSNLFIDSSVTSLSNCCRLKSNIEDLGYFNSIGGTALKVGSVKVNTINLARIALENKTEEKYLSALKEMVILDLEALDIVRNIIKRNVEKGLLKNFTLGLVDFEHLYNTIGFIGIYETMKTFGYTRIDEFGNTFYTKDAEEFGRKIFEVIHTTKSEFIADKDYQVNCEQIPGESAAAKLMKKDKFFYPRKTVVDLPLYGNQFMPLGIKTTLQERVRVAALFDGFCNGGSILHANIEAPFTTFEQAWDMMNYISDQGVTYFAFNTKIQACRNNHAFFGKTCPECGKPVHTEYSRIVGFYVPVITYSKERKSEYKMREWEDVNAN, from the coding sequence ATGGAGATAAATATTAAATTAAACAGAAATTTTACAACGGCGTATAATAGACTACTCAATGAATATGGAACTGAAATGGCAACAATTAATGGTTTTTCAGACGAACAACTAAGCTATACTGATTTTATTGATAATTTTGTTGAAACAGATACGGTTGCCGACTCTTCTATTGATGGTAATGCAAACGTTGGGCAAAAAGATATAGTAACGCTTATTAATGAAATGCCAAAACCCCACCAAAAATTGTTAGCGTTTAATAAGATTTATCATGAACTGAATGAGAAATATGGCTTCACGACTGCAAATGATTGGCTGAAAGCGGAGTGGGATGGGCATTTGTATATGCACGATGCCAACACTACAAGTTTTGTACATTATTGTTTTGCTTATGATTTAAAAGACCTTGCAGAGAAAGGTTTATATTTTATTGATAATTTCAATGCGGAACCGCCGCAACATCTTGAGACATTCGTAGATTTTGTTAAAGAGTTTGTAAGCTGGGCTTGTAATCGTAGTTCAGGGGCGGTAGGACTTCCCAACCTGATTCCATATATGTATTATTTTTGGAAAAAAGATTGCGATGATAATATTTATACAGATAATATAAAACATGCAAAACAGCAAATCCAGAGATTAATTTATGCTCTTAATCAGCCATTTCTGCGTAGTGGTATTCAATCAGCTTTTACCAATACAAGTGTATTTGACCATGCTTATTTAGAAGCCTTGTTTGGCGGGGCAGAGTTCCCTAATGGAACATTTATGATTGATGAAATAGAAGGTATAATGGATTTCCAAAAAGTTTACTTAGAAGAAATGAGTCGTATTCGTTCAAAAAATATGATGACTTTCCCTGTTAGCTCAATTTCTCTTCTTAAGCAGAATGGCAAATTTGTAGATGAAGAATTTGCTCGTTGGGCTTGTAAACACAATATGAAATGGAATGATTCAAACTTGTTTATTGATAGCTCTGTGACTTCGCTTTCAAATTGTTGCAGATTAAAGAGTAACATTGAAGATCTCGGATATTTTAACAGTATTGGTGGGACGGCGTTAAAGGTTGGTTCTGTGAAAGTAAATACAATCAATCTTGCAAGAATTGCTCTTGAAAATAAAACAGAAGAAAAATACTTATCTGCTTTGAAAGAGATGGTAATTTTAGATTTAGAGGCTCTTGACATTGTTAGAAATATCATTAAACGAAATGTTGAAAAGGGATTACTTAAAAACTTTACTCTTGGATTAGTAGATTTTGAACATCTTTATAATACAATTGGATTTATTGGTATTTATGAAACAATGAAGACATTCGGCTATACAAGGATTGACGAGTTCGGTAACACATTTTACACAAAGGACGCAGAAGAATTCGGCCGCAAAATTTTTGAGGTAATTCATACTACTAAATCAGAATTTATTGCTGATAAAGATTATCAAGTAAACTGTGAGCAAATACCGGGGGAAAGTGCGGCGGCTAAATTAATGAAGAAGGATAAATTTTTCTACCCAAGAAAAACTGTAGTAGATTTACCTTTGTATGGCAATCAATTTATGCCATTAGGAATTAAGACAACATTACAAGAACGAGTAAGAGTTGCAGCTTTGTTTGATGGTTTTTGCAATGGTGGAAGTATTCTACATGCCAATATAGAAGCTCCATTTACCACATTTGAACAAGCATGGGATATGATGAATTACATTAGTGACCAAGGTGTTACATACTTTGCATTTAACACTAAAATTCAGGCTTGTAGAAACAATCACGCATTCTTTGGGAAAACTTGTCCTGAATGTGGTAAACCAGTTCATACTGAATATTCGAGAATTGTGGGCTTTTATGTTCCTGTGATAACTTATTCAAAAGAACGAAAGTCGGAATATAAAATGAGAGAATGGGAAGATGTAAATGCGAATTAA
- a CDS encoding PHP domain-containing protein, with protein MQNYHKHTYFSNVLVADCATSYEDYVKRAKELGHKVISSVEHGFQSNYYEPYELVQKNNQKVKEKFENGEITEQEYKDSLLKFVFGAEAYWVKDRKKEYPIKDKETGEIKQDKSGNILTKKDRSNCHIVLLAKNEEGRRDINEALSDANIDGYYGQPRLDLELLLRIKPENVFVTTACIAYWKYDDIEEITKCLHSHFKDNFYLEVQYHNTDAQKQLNKRILELSKKYGIDIIFGYDSHYIEEKDNTERDNYISTRRKNYNIAEDDEIGWYMDYPSEDIVRQRLLKQGVLNEEEINRCIENTDVILSFDDLYFDKEIKLPPCDLNMTQDEKDNWLKEIVYEEWDKIKPTVPLTRIKEYEEGIEYELNAIIDTHMSDYFLIDYKLVKRGLEKGGIITKTGRGSGVSYYSNSLLGFSNIDRFISPVKLYPDRFMSKTRILETRSLPDLDLNLGNPEVFAEAQDEIMTEICGSGGHAYPMISYKPLQKSSAFKLYAKSQGLDFDIANEITAQIAQYEKALKHADSPEEKEQINLYDFVDKEYHPLLDESKKYQGIINAKSQAPCGYLIYAGDIKREIGLIRCVSGNDDGTDEEKSVITTVIDGMVAENYKFVKNDLLKVDIWLTINKIFEKIGIPTYTVPEITKIVENDDKTWKIYADGYTMGINQCESEFGRSCCMRYAPRSMQELTALVAALRPGFKTQLDNFLDRKPYSTGIKELDEILKDSFHYIMYQENVMTYLGWLGIEQTETYAIIKKISKKKFKEKELKELKEKLLAGWIKNTGEECGFEKTWDIVEAFSKYAFNASHAYSYAYDSVYGAYLKAHYPYEFYSVMMQHLSEKGEKDKVTAYKQEMQRAFGIKNGSYKFGKDNRQFSIDKENHCINPSLLSIKSFSQKIADILYEIKDIKCSTFIELLEVLRENGIAEARIVDLIDINYFSDFGGMEYLKKVLELFLMFYKNKKYLVQYKKENALKNNIDFDIIRNHCKSETQLTFMGIDARGILNELIKGIENKEDSWKDIIQKGFAIMDYVDIIDKKFSGYCVATDINVEYSPKIKLYALANGNTIPVKITKKIYAENPIKRGDIIKVESQYKKHKKKKVNGKWVDSTEKEWWVEKYKII; from the coding sequence ATACAAAACTATCATAAACATACTTACTTTTCAAATGTCTTAGTTGCAGATTGTGCCACTTCTTATGAAGATTATGTAAAAAGAGCCAAGGAACTAGGACACAAGGTTATTTCAAGTGTTGAGCATGGGTTTCAATCTAATTATTATGAACCCTATGAATTGGTGCAAAAAAATAATCAAAAAGTAAAAGAGAAGTTTGAAAACGGAGAGATAACAGAACAAGAATACAAAGACAGTTTATTAAAATTTGTTTTTGGTGCTGAAGCATATTGGGTAAAGGATAGAAAAAAAGAATATCCCATAAAAGATAAGGAAACGGGAGAAATCAAGCAAGATAAAAGCGGTAATATTCTTACAAAAAAAGACAGAAGTAATTGTCATATAGTTTTGTTAGCAAAGAATGAAGAAGGTAGAAGAGATATAAACGAAGCTCTTTCCGATGCTAATATAGATGGATATTACGGACAACCAAGACTTGATTTAGAGTTGTTGCTAAGAATTAAACCAGAGAATGTGTTTGTTACAACTGCCTGTATTGCCTATTGGAAATATGATGACATAGAAGAAATTACAAAATGCCTGCATAGTCACTTTAAAGATAATTTCTATTTAGAAGTACAATATCACAATACAGATGCACAAAAACAACTAAATAAAAGAATACTTGAATTGAGTAAAAAGTATGGGATAGACATTATCTTTGGCTATGATAGTCATTACATAGAAGAAAAGGATAACACGGAAAGAGATAATTACATATCAACAAGAAGAAAAAATTACAATATTGCCGAGGATGACGAAATAGGGTGGTATATGGATTATCCTTCAGAAGATATTGTAAGACAAAGATTGTTAAAACAAGGTGTTCTTAACGAAGAAGAAATTAACAGATGTATCGAAAACACAGATGTTATCTTGTCATTTGACGATTTGTATTTTGATAAAGAAATAAAACTCCCCCCTTGCGATTTGAATATGACACAAGATGAAAAAGACAATTGGTTAAAAGAAATTGTTTATGAAGAATGGGATAAAATTAAACCTACTGTCCCCCTCACAAGAATTAAGGAATATGAGGAAGGTATTGAGTATGAATTAAATGCAATCATTGACACTCATATGTCTGATTATTTTTTAATTGACTACAAACTTGTAAAAAGGGGGCTTGAAAAAGGCGGCATAATTACAAAAACAGGTCGAGGCAGCGGTGTTTCTTACTACTCAAATTCTTTGCTTGGATTTAGTAATATAGACAGATTTATTTCTCCTGTAAAACTATACCCCGATAGGTTTATGTCAAAAACAAGAATTTTAGAGACGAGAAGTTTGCCAGACCTTGACCTCAATCTTGGCAATCCTGAAGTATTTGCCGAGGCTCAAGATGAAATAATGACAGAGATATGTGGTAGTGGCGGACATGCATACCCTATGATTTCTTATAAGCCTTTGCAAAAATCTTCAGCTTTTAAACTGTATGCAAAGTCACAAGGTCTTGATTTTGATATTGCAAACGAGATAACGGCACAGATTGCACAATACGAAAAAGCACTAAAACACGCTGATTCGCCTGAAGAAAAAGAACAAATTAACCTTTATGATTTTGTTGATAAAGAATATCATCCGCTTTTAGATGAAAGCAAAAAATACCAAGGAATTATCAATGCAAAATCTCAAGCTCCTTGTGGCTATTTGATTTATGCAGGAGATATAAAAAGAGAGATTGGTCTTATAAGATGTGTTTCTGGCAATGACGATGGTACAGATGAAGAAAAAAGTGTTATCACAACTGTTATTGATGGGATGGTAGCAGAAAACTATAAGTTTGTTAAAAATGATTTGTTGAAAGTTGATATATGGCTTACTATCAATAAGATTTTTGAGAAGATTGGAATTCCTACATATACAGTTCCAGAGATAACTAAGATAGTTGAAAATGATGATAAAACTTGGAAGATATATGCTGACGGATACACTATGGGAATAAATCAGTGTGAGTCTGAATTTGGCAGAAGTTGTTGTATGAGGTATGCTCCAAGGAGTATGCAAGAGTTAACGGCACTTGTCGCAGCACTTCGCCCCGGATTTAAAACCCAGCTTGATAATTTCTTGGATAGAAAGCCATATTCAACAGGAATAAAAGAGCTTGACGAAATTCTTAAAGATAGTTTCCATTACATAATGTACCAAGAAAATGTTATGACATATCTTGGATGGCTTGGTATAGAGCAGACAGAAACCTATGCAATTATTAAAAAAATCAGTAAAAAGAAATTTAAAGAAAAAGAACTAAAAGAGTTAAAAGAGAAACTTTTAGCAGGTTGGATTAAAAACACTGGTGAAGAATGTGGATTTGAAAAGACTTGGGATATTGTTGAAGCGTTTTCAAAATATGCTTTTAATGCTTCACACGCTTACTCTTATGCTTATGATAGTGTTTATGGGGCATATTTAAAAGCACATTATCCTTATGAGTTTTATTCTGTTATGATGCAACACCTTTCGGAAAAAGGAGAAAAAGACAAAGTAACTGCCTATAAACAAGAAATGCAAAGGGCTTTTGGTATTAAAAATGGAAGTTACAAGTTTGGAAAGGACAATAGACAATTTTCGATAGACAAAGAAAATCATTGTATCAATCCATCCTTGCTGTCAATTAAGTCTTTTTCACAGAAAATTGCGGATATATTGTATGAGATAAAAGACATAAAATGCTCAACTTTCATTGAATTACTTGAAGTATTGAGAGAAAACGGAATTGCTGAAGCAAGGATAGTTGATTTGATTGATATTAACTATTTTAGTGATTTTGGTGGAATGGAATATTTAAAGAAAGTTCTTGAACTTTTTTTGATGTTTTACAAAAACAAAAAGTATTTGGTTCAGTATAAAAAAGAAAATGCTCTTAAAAACAATATAGATTTTGACATTATACGAAATCATTGCAAGTCTGAAACACAATTAACCTTTATGGGAATTGATGCAAGAGGTATTTTAAATGAACTCATAAAAGGAATTGAGAACAAAGAAGATTCTTGGAAAGACATAATTCAAAAAGGATTTGCTATTATGGATTATGTTGACATCATTGATAAAAAATTTTCAGGTTATTGTGTTGCAACAGATATAAATGTCGAATATTCACCAAAGATTAAACTTTATGCTCTTGCAAATGGTAATACAATTCCTGTAAAAATTACCAAGAAAATATATGCAGAAAATCCAATTAAGCGTGGCGATATTATAAAAGTTGAGTCACAGTACAAGAAACATAAGAAGAAAAAAGTAAATGGTAAATGGGTAGATAGTACAGAAAAAGAATGGTGGGTTGAAAAATACAAAATTATTTAA
- a CDS encoding RecB family exonuclease — translation MNKDSFIIDSMVWSFSRLSSYHQCPYGWRLKYVDCVEGDENFFAQYGSLMHEILEKYEKEELSIFEISQYYENRFNDVVTCDAPPNPYIDIKQSYYDKGLDYLDNIDLDLENYEVLGVEKEVTFKIFDYEMVGYIDLLLKDKIKGDIIVLDHKSGSVNFKKNGEISSSEKEHILGFKRQLYLYSIGVIEEYGVKPKYLKWNLFKDRNWLTFEFKDEEFKEAKKWAEDTIKSIEQETSWFPNPQKYFCNNLCDMRNCACEYKP, via the coding sequence ATGAATAAAGATAGTTTTATAATTGATTCGATGGTTTGGAGTTTCTCAAGGTTAAGTTCATATCATCAATGTCCATACGGCTGGCGATTAAAGTACGTTGACTGCGTTGAGGGCGATGAGAATTTTTTTGCTCAATACGGCAGTTTGATGCACGAAATTTTAGAAAAATATGAAAAGGAGGAGTTATCCATATTTGAAATATCGCAATACTATGAGAATAGGTTTAACGATGTTGTCACTTGTGATGCTCCTCCTAATCCGTATATAGACATAAAACAGTCTTATTATGACAAGGGGCTTGATTATCTTGACAATATTGACTTAGACCTTGAAAATTACGAGGTGCTTGGAGTTGAAAAAGAAGTAACGTTTAAGATATTTGACTATGAAATGGTGGGATATATTGACTTACTATTAAAAGATAAAATCAAAGGAGACATAATTGTTTTAGACCATAAAAGCGGTAGTGTTAATTTTAAGAAAAATGGTGAAATCAGTTCATCAGAAAAAGAACACATTTTAGGGTTTAAAAGACAATTATATTTATACTCAATAGGTGTTATTGAGGAATATGGAGTTAAGCCAAAATATTTGAAATGGAATTTATTTAAGGATAGAAATTGGCTTACCTTTGAATTTAAAGACGAAGAATTTAAAGAGGCAAAGAAGTGGGCAGAAGATACGATAAAGAGTATAGAACAGGAAACATCTTGGTTTCCTAACCCTCAAAAGTATTTTTGTAATAATTTATGCGATATGAGAAACTGTGCTTGTGAATATAAACCATAA
- a CDS encoding ferredoxin thioredoxin reductase catalytic beta chain: MMKITTNPDKEYVTNIREKLKENSGHCPCRIVKSPDTKCICKEFRDQMERGEEGYCHCELYKIEKD; encoded by the coding sequence ATGATGAAAATAACAACAAATCCAGATAAAGAATATGTAACAAATATAAGAGAGAAATTAAAAGAAAATTCAGGACACTGCCCCTGTAGAATTGTTAAATCCCCAGATACAAAATGTATTTGTAAAGAGTTTCGTGACCAAATGGAGAGAGGAGAAGAGGGATATTGTCATTGTGAATTATATAAAATAGAAAAGGATTGA